Proteins from a genomic interval of Stenotrophomonas maltophilia:
- a CDS encoding serine hydrolase domain-containing protein — MYRTLAAALLCALFAAPPASARGLPVGLSSQLEAQLQTNRERYGIAGQAVLVAHSGQVLYQGASGERDPATHAPATIDSIFTAQSMAKLLTSTLVMQLVDQGKVDLDAPASRYVPDLPTAWQAIHVRDFLNHSSGIAEYYDRVDNRWVSKGYPGVAPDLAAALKVAGAAPMQFATGSRVQYTQANYLVLTALLQAHYRKPYPAIARERILQPLKMTSTSWGVTSVPATRAAVPYIGKDGQLQPANEDAWPHYGWGHADLQTTVGDMNRFLQALATGKLVRTATLEKLWQPQKLAGGGNNFFSTGWDTTRSDGYTQVGHDGGTRVRARLAYKGSLASGYWVFVYLTNGSARNVWSSTLVESTMAVAAPKEFPHAVLSERLIAYALDDDAGAAPALRAWLRDSSGIATDELERAINADGYAIRESLGASKALKVFALNAELYPDSANAWDSLAECHAALGDRETADRLYAKAKALAKPSP; from the coding sequence ATGTACCGCACCCTTGCTGCTGCATTGCTCTGCGCCCTGTTCGCTGCTCCACCCGCTTCTGCGCGTGGGCTTCCCGTCGGCCTCTCTTCACAGCTCGAAGCCCAACTGCAGACCAACCGCGAGCGTTACGGCATCGCCGGGCAAGCGGTGCTGGTCGCCCACAGCGGTCAGGTGCTCTACCAGGGCGCCAGCGGCGAGCGTGACCCGGCCACCCACGCGCCGGCTACCATCGATTCCATTTTCACAGCGCAGTCGATGGCCAAGCTGCTGACCAGCACGCTGGTGATGCAGCTGGTCGATCAAGGCAAGGTGGATCTGGACGCACCGGCCAGCCGCTATGTTCCGGACCTGCCGACTGCATGGCAGGCGATCCACGTGCGCGATTTCCTCAACCACAGCTCCGGTATCGCCGAGTACTACGACCGCGTGGACAACCGCTGGGTGAGCAAGGGCTACCCCGGCGTTGCCCCCGATCTTGCCGCTGCACTGAAGGTGGCCGGCGCGGCGCCGATGCAGTTCGCGACCGGCAGCCGCGTGCAGTACACCCAGGCCAACTACCTGGTGCTGACGGCGTTGCTGCAAGCGCACTATCGCAAGCCCTACCCGGCCATCGCGCGCGAACGCATCCTGCAACCGTTGAAGATGACCAGCACCTCATGGGGCGTCACCAGCGTGCCAGCCACGCGCGCGGCGGTGCCTTACATCGGCAAGGACGGCCAACTGCAGCCCGCCAATGAAGATGCCTGGCCGCACTATGGCTGGGGCCACGCCGATCTGCAGACCACCGTGGGCGACATGAACCGTTTCCTGCAGGCGCTGGCGACCGGCAAGCTGGTGCGCACGGCGACCCTGGAAAAACTCTGGCAGCCGCAGAAACTGGCCGGTGGCGGCAACAACTTCTTCTCCACCGGTTGGGACACCACCCGCAGCGATGGCTACACCCAGGTTGGCCACGATGGTGGCACCCGCGTGCGGGCGCGGCTGGCCTACAAGGGCAGCCTGGCCAGCGGTTACTGGGTGTTCGTGTACCTGACCAACGGCAGTGCCCGCAATGTCTGGTCGAGCACACTGGTGGAGAGCACGATGGCGGTGGCCGCGCCGAAGGAATTCCCGCACGCGGTGTTGTCCGAACGCTTGATTGCCTATGCGCTGGATGATGATGCGGGCGCTGCACCAGCCCTGCGCGCATGGTTGCGCGACAGCAGCGGCATTGCGACCGATGAACTGGAGCGTGCGATCAATGCCGATGGCTATGCCATCCGCGAGAGCCTTGGTGCCAGCAAGGCACTGAAAGTGTTCGCGCTCAACGCCGAACTGTATCCGGATTCGGCCAACGCGTGGGACAGCCTGGCCGAGTGCCATGCGGCATTGGGCGATAGGGAAACGGCTGATCGGCTGTATGCGAAGGCCAAGGCGCTGGCGAAGCCCTCGCCCTAA